In Kangiella profundi, one DNA window encodes the following:
- the gltA gene encoding citrate synthase: MSQQTAKLSLPNGEELDLTVLSPTLGKDVIDVRALGKAGYFTYDPGYVSTGACESKITYIDGEKGQLLYRGYPIEQLAEQSNFEEVAYLLLNGELPSKEEYENFVAKINNHTMVHQQMMNFFNGFRRDAHPMAIMVSVVGALSAFYHDSLDINNPQHRDISALRLIAKVPTIAAMCYRYSVGHPFVYPDNDMSLAENFLNMMFSMPTNDWKPDPVLVKAMDRIFILHADHEQNASTSTVRLAGSSGANPFAAIASGIACLWGPAHGGANEACLNMLREIGDVSRIPEFIERAKDKNDPFRLMGFGHRVYKNFDPRAKVMRESAHEVLDLLGKHDDPIFKVALELEKIALEDEYFIEKKLYPNVDFYSGVILDAMGIPTNMFTVIFALARTVGWVSQWHEMIGEDDRRIGRPRQLYTGATERDYVDINKR; encoded by the coding sequence ATGTCGCAACAAACAGCTAAACTTAGCTTACCCAATGGCGAAGAATTGGATTTGACCGTACTTTCCCCTACTCTGGGCAAAGACGTAATCGACGTAAGAGCGTTAGGCAAAGCTGGCTACTTCACTTATGACCCAGGTTATGTATCGACTGGTGCCTGTGAATCTAAAATTACTTACATTGATGGAGAAAAGGGCCAACTACTCTATCGTGGTTACCCAATTGAGCAGCTTGCCGAGCAGTCAAACTTTGAGGAAGTTGCTTACCTTCTATTAAACGGTGAATTACCTAGCAAAGAAGAATACGAAAACTTCGTTGCCAAAATTAACAATCACACCATGGTTCATCAACAGATGATGAACTTCTTCAATGGCTTCCGCCGTGATGCCCACCCGATGGCTATCATGGTTTCTGTAGTTGGCGCACTGTCTGCCTTCTACCACGATTCATTGGATATCAATAACCCTCAGCACCGTGATATCAGCGCCCTGCGCCTGATTGCGAAAGTACCTACTATTGCTGCAATGTGTTACCGCTACAGCGTTGGCCACCCATTCGTTTATCCTGATAACGATATGAGCCTGGCTGAGAACTTCCTGAATATGATGTTCAGCATGCCTACCAATGACTGGAAACCTGATCCAGTATTAGTCAAAGCAATGGATCGTATCTTTATTCTTCATGCGGATCACGAGCAAAACGCATCTACATCAACAGTTCGCCTTGCAGGTTCTTCTGGCGCTAACCCGTTTGCTGCTATCGCATCCGGTATTGCCTGCCTATGGGGCCCTGCGCATGGTGGTGCTAATGAAGCCTGCTTGAACATGTTGCGTGAAATCGGTGATGTTAGCCGCATTCCTGAATTTATTGAGCGCGCTAAAGATAAGAACGACCCATTCCGCTTGATGGGCTTCGGTCACCGCGTCTATAAAAACTTTGACCCACGTGCCAAAGTTATGCGTGAAAGTGCTCACGAAGTATTGGATCTACTGGGCAAGCATGATGACCCAATCTTCAAGGTTGCACTTGAGCTTGAGAAAATTGCCCTTGAAGATGAATACTTCATCGAGAAGAAGCTTTACCCGAATGTAGACTTCTACTCTGGCGTTATACTTGATGCCATGGGTATCCCAACCAATATGTTTACAGTGATTTTCGCTTTAGCACGTACTGTAGGCTGGGTATCTCAATGGCATGAAATGATTGGAGAAGATGACCGTCGCATCGGACGTCCTCGTCAGTTATATACAGGTGCCACAGAGCGCGATTACGTGGATATCAATAAACGTTAA
- the sdhA gene encoding succinate dehydrogenase flavoprotein subunit → MSNQISSIPTHTFDAVIVGGGGAGMRASLQLAQSGQKVALISKVFPTRSHTVSAQGGITVALGNSHPDDWRWHMFDTVKGSDYIGDQDAIEYMCENGPAAVYELEHMGLPFSRLDNGKIYQRPFGGQSKEFGGEQAARTAAAADRTGHALLHTLYQANLKANTQFFNEWYAMDLVRNEDGDVCGVTAMCIETGEIALFKARATVFATGGSGRIYASTTNALINTGDGVGMALRAGLPVQDIEMWQFHPTGIAGAGTLVTEGCRGEGGYLINKDGERFMERYAPNAKDLASRDVVARSMMKEILAGRGAGPNGDHVFLKLDHLGEEVLNSRLPGISELSKIFAHVDPAKDPIPVVPTCHYMMGGIPTNKYGQVIDRTPAGEEKVVKGFYAVGEVACVSVHGANRLGGNSLLDLVVFGRAAGLHLEESLREGLPFSDYNDSDTERALNRINRWDSTNEGEDPVELRRELQNTMQNHFGVFRTGDLMKEGLDKIKSLRERLKNARLKDKSKAFNTERIECLELENLMEVAYATAMAAEFRTESRGAHSREDFPDRDDENWLAHSVYYPVTEEMGKRDVNMSPTKIEAFPPKARTY, encoded by the coding sequence ATGTCTAACCAAATCTCCTCTATTCCAACACATACCTTTGATGCGGTAATCGTTGGTGGCGGTGGCGCTGGTATGCGTGCATCGCTGCAATTGGCACAAAGTGGTCAAAAAGTCGCATTGATTTCTAAAGTATTTCCTACTCGCTCGCACACAGTATCTGCTCAAGGCGGTATAACTGTAGCTTTGGGTAACTCTCACCCGGATGACTGGCGCTGGCACATGTTTGATACCGTTAAAGGTTCAGACTATATCGGTGACCAGGATGCTATTGAGTACATGTGTGAAAATGGCCCAGCTGCTGTTTATGAACTTGAGCACATGGGCTTACCATTCTCTCGTCTAGATAATGGCAAAATTTATCAACGCCCATTCGGTGGTCAGTCTAAAGAATTTGGTGGCGAGCAGGCAGCTCGTACTGCTGCGGCTGCTGACCGTACTGGTCATGCCTTATTGCATACTTTGTATCAGGCCAACCTGAAAGCCAATACTCAATTCTTTAACGAGTGGTATGCAATGGATTTGGTGCGCAATGAGGACGGTGACGTTTGTGGTGTCACTGCAATGTGCATTGAAACCGGCGAAATTGCCTTGTTTAAAGCGCGTGCTACGGTATTTGCAACGGGTGGTTCTGGTCGTATCTATGCGTCAACTACTAATGCATTGATCAACACTGGTGATGGTGTTGGCATGGCGTTGCGTGCAGGCTTACCGGTTCAAGATATCGAAATGTGGCAGTTCCACCCAACCGGTATTGCTGGTGCTGGTACTTTGGTAACAGAAGGCTGTCGTGGTGAAGGCGGTTACCTGATCAATAAAGATGGTGAACGCTTCATGGAGCGTTATGCACCTAATGCTAAAGATTTGGCATCGCGTGACGTAGTTGCTCGTTCAATGATGAAAGAAATTCTAGCTGGTCGTGGTGCTGGTCCTAATGGCGATCACGTTTTCTTAAAGCTGGATCACTTAGGTGAAGAGGTCTTGAACTCTCGTCTTCCAGGTATTAGTGAACTATCGAAAATTTTCGCTCACGTTGATCCTGCAAAAGATCCAATTCCAGTAGTTCCGACCTGTCACTACATGATGGGTGGTATTCCTACCAATAAGTATGGTCAGGTGATTGACCGTACACCAGCTGGCGAAGAAAAGGTTGTTAAAGGTTTCTACGCTGTGGGCGAAGTGGCCTGTGTATCTGTGCACGGTGCTAACCGTTTGGGCGGTAACTCACTGCTTGACCTTGTGGTCTTTGGCCGTGCTGCTGGTTTACACCTTGAAGAGTCGCTACGTGAAGGCTTGCCTTTCTCTGACTATAACGATTCAGACACAGAGCGTGCACTAAATCGTATTAATCGTTGGGACAGCACTAACGAAGGTGAAGATCCAGTTGAGTTGCGTCGAGAGCTTCAAAACACCATGCAGAATCACTTCGGTGTATTCCGTACCGGTGATTTGATGAAAGAAGGTCTGGATAAGATTAAGTCGCTACGTGAACGTTTGAAAAACGCACGACTAAAAGACAAGTCTAAAGCCTTTAATACCGAGCGTATTGAGTGTCTTGAGCTTGAAAACTTGATGGAAGTGGCTTATGCAACCGCTATGGCTGCTGAGTTCCGTACTGAAAGTCGTGGTGCTCATAGCCGTGAAGACTTCCCAGATCGTGATGACGAAAACTGGTTAGCGCACTCTGTTTATTACCCAGTGACTGAAGAAATGGGTAAGCGTGATGTGAACATGAGCCCAACCAAAATCGAAGCTTTCCCTCCGAAAGCCCGTACATATTAA
- the sdhC gene encoding succinate dehydrogenase, cytochrome b556 subunit, whose amino-acid sequence MNQKRPTNLNLATIRFPVPAISSILHRITGVILFFAVPILLWMLQKSFTPAGFNELKTMFAESFLWQFVLWAITTAVAYHVIAGVRHLLMDMGIGESLEGGRRGAWLVIILSAIAAVVLGVWVWA is encoded by the coding sequence GTGAATCAAAAGAGACCAACAAACCTGAATCTTGCAACGATAAGATTCCCTGTACCTGCAATTTCTTCAATTTTGCATCGTATTACAGGCGTCATATTATTCTTCGCTGTACCTATCCTTTTATGGATGCTACAAAAATCCTTCACACCAGCTGGCTTTAATGAGCTTAAGACCATGTTTGCCGAGTCATTCTTATGGCAGTTCGTTTTATGGGCCATCACTACCGCTGTTGCCTATCACGTTATTGCAGGTGTTCGTCACCTGTTAATGGATATGGGCATTGGTGAGTCGCTAGAAGGTGGCCGTCGTGGTGCCTGGCTGGTAATTATTCTATCTGCGATTGCTGCAGTCGTATTAGGAGTATGGGTATGGGCGTAG
- the sdhD gene encoding succinate dehydrogenase, hydrophobic membrane anchor protein — protein sequence MGVVTASTSLGRSGLHDWIIQRVSAIVMLAYVIFLGYFICTTPDLSFPVWQELFASTFMKVFSLLALLSVIGHAWIGLWIVSTDYMPKLAIRFVFQVLVILICLALLVWGIQILWSL from the coding sequence ATGGGCGTAGTAACAGCATCAACAAGCCTTGGTCGTTCGGGCCTGCATGACTGGATCATCCAGCGTGTGTCAGCAATTGTAATGTTGGCCTACGTAATTTTCCTTGGCTACTTCATTTGCACAACTCCTGACTTGTCATTCCCAGTATGGCAGGAGTTGTTTGCATCGACCTTTATGAAAGTTTTCTCGTTATTGGCATTATTGTCAGTAATCGGACATGCTTGGATTGGTCTGTGGATTGTGTCCACTGACTATATGCCAAAACTGGCAATTCGTTTTGTCTTCCAAGTACTTGTTATTCTCATCTGCCTGGCGCTGTTAGTGTGGGGCATTCAGATTTTGTGGAGCCTATAA